The genomic stretch gaacaaaatgaaatgcaCCTTAAGGCCACATAAATGACTCCTATTCTATGAAACACACTACAGCTCGTCTCCTGCATACACCATCAAGACCTTTTCACGAGCTTGCTGGTTTAATGCGGCCATCAATTCGGAGATAGAACATGAGCCAGTGCAGTTCTATGAATGGGACTCCAACTGGAAACCCTGTTCCGATCTGACCCCAGGAGTGGGTGAGGAAAAGGAACAGTGCTCAGGGGAGATGGGAACTTACCCAACAGCAGCATCCAGGACCACAGTGACAGGGACGTTGAGGTGGCAGAGAGCTCTGGCCATTTTCTTACTGGAAAATGACATTTTTGAAAACATGAGCAGAAGTCCCATAGTGGCAGATGATGACTCACTTAATTTGGACAATGGTAAATCACATTAGCTTGAGACTCAGTTCATATTCAGGGACTAAGgggcatgttcttttttttttttttttttttaaagattttatttatttatttgacagagagagatcacaagtaggcagagaggcaggcagagagagagagagagagagagagaagcaggccccccgctgagcagagagcctgatgtaggactcgatcccaggaccctgagatcatgacctgagccaaaggcagcggcttaacccactgagccacccaggtgcccaaggggcATGTTCTAAGACTCTGGACTAAGGAAACAAGAATTTGGGTTCTTTAGAAGAAAACGTGTTTCAGGAAAACTATATTCTTGGGGACTCTGGGTAAGAGATGCAAATACAGCAAAAAAGGAGACAGTTTTCTCTTTCATGATCTTCTGGATGGAGATGGGAATTATCTACTCCTTGATAAAAAATTTTCCATTCGTGTATCTAGGTCCTGCACAGTGGCCTACTACCAATACAGAGATTTTTCTTTGAGGACAGGAAAGGCATAATGGTGAGACTGAGTCACTGGTCAGTGGGGGGGCATGTTCTGGGGCTTTCTACACAGGTTCTAATCCTTCCCTTGCTCTCTAAAATGACCTCTGGGCCCAGAACCAAACAGAATGATACTTGCCCCGATAAGTCGGGCTGTGACTCTGTGATGTACACACTGAAACGCTTCTTGGCCACCACTGCTGCCTCCAAAACTCTCAGGACCACTCTGGAGTAGGCATGAGTTAATATTCTCTGCGGACCAAGAAAGTTCTGTCAAAAGGGCAAGCTTTACAGTGATCACCCCATACTCTGCCCCGCGCATGCCCGTTCCCGGTACCCCCAGGCTTCTCTCTATGCTGTCTCACAAATCAACTGGAATCAAGCGAGATTCTTGATGGCCCATCTGTGAGGGGTGGGTCACCTCTTCCCATACCAAATGCAGGAGTGGAATCTTCATGTGGTGTTGCTCATGAGATACAAAAGCCTTTCTATCTGAAGGCTCTGCTCGGTTCCTTTGGGGGCGCTTTCCTAGTTCAAAGACATGGTTCTAAGACAAGGCCCACAGGCATGAGGCAGGTTGCAGGACAAAATGCAGGGGCTCGGGCAGGGCAGCAGCAAAGAGGAGAGACAGAGCCCCAGCTGTTGTCATACGGTCCTTACTATTGCcacatcatctcatttttttgttGAGAATCCAAGACAGAAGTGTTGGCTAactaacttctttttaaatttataaacaccATTTCAGGTAAACAGCCCATCTGTGGGCCAGATACAATGGGCAAAGACACTCACTTCGGCTCTGTTCTAATGAATGGACTATGCGGGTCTGTATAATGCAAAAGTGACGGACAGAGAGCGCCCTCCCTCCTTTCTGGGCATCGCCCAGGAGCCTGTCAGTGATGCAGATTCTCAGCTCCCCcacccagacctgctgaatcagaactGGCACtgaacaagatccccaggtggtTCGTCTGCAGGTTCCAATGTGGGCAGCTCTGCTCTGAATTTAGTCTGAAGTCAGCGCTGATGCAGGTGGATATTAATACATTCACATTAATACATTCACACACAGCAGGGCGCAGGAGGCCCTATAGGCCACAGTCCTATTTCCATGTGGCCCAGGCAGCTTTGTTTGCAACTGGCTTTTCTACAAGTTCCGCTTACATCTATTACGTCATTTTGTGAAGAACACACTTCAAAGGTTGGGAAGGCGGTAATAAAACAGGAGGAGACTTCAGAGTCAAACACAAGTAAAGAATTTTATGGTCCGTGGAGGCTTGGATGGCAGGAGAGGGACGCCACTGGAGAGACATCATAGAAGTTTTACTGCTTCTTTGCTGGGGGACTGGCTTAACCTGCAGCTCCTGTCCTCACTTTACCTAGAATCCCTTGGCAGCTCTGCGTCTCAGCAGTAGCactggaaatgaaatgaaagacagCATTCCAGGCCAGCCCTGACCTTCACCGAGAAGACACTCAGTAGGAACCAGTGCCAACAGCTGTTAGGTGttgatttaattttgatttagtACATACCCGATAATGAAAACACTTCTTTGATAACAACATCTTATTAAACCAAGAATCATCCATGCTGTCCTattggtttttttctcttctggtttattttatttaaagtttatttactgtttttcagtaatctctacacccaatgtggggctcaaactcacgatctggagatcaagagctgcacgctTTTCTGACcaagccagcctggtgcccccgTCAGCCTGTTTGATGTGCCAGCCTCTGTAGTAGCATCTACGCATTTGTATagggcttactgtgtgccaggcatagTAGAGTCCTTAGATCGTCTCAGTACCTCCTCCCACAGCAACCTGATAAGGCAGGTGCTGCCATTACCTTGATTTAGCGGATGAGAAAaccagcacagagaggttaagtaactggtCCAAGGCGACACAACGCATAAGTGGCAGAGGAGGGATTTTCCCCCAGGAGTCTAAGTCCAAAGTCCTTGCTCCCAATTACCACATGTGAGGAAATCTACTTACCGCCCCATCTTTGATGAAAGTATGGCACAGATCtgcaattttatttcttgatagGGATGTTCTCCTGAGAAAAATTTCTCCCCGCTCGATCATGATCTTTTTACATTTAGAGTAATcctaggaaaaaaagagcaaaatgagGGGTAAAGCCGAGGATACCTGCAGCCACACGCAGAAGCAGACAGGTGGCCCGAGGAGGGCGGGGCTTACCGAATATTCTAGAGAGGTCAGGCTGATGAAGCGCAGGAAGAGCTTCCCACCGGAGGACACGGCCACAGAGGAGTCCACACCACACAGGGTTTCTATGGCACAGGTGAGATTCGCTCGCAGGCCCTGGATCGTCCCCCCTGCACGGGTCACATGAGGAATGCAGTGTTCAGGTTAGTATCACAGCCCCTTGGCAGATCTGTGATTCATACATTATGCGACCAGAGACATGCCAGTGAGTAGACAGGGTCCCTGCTCTGATGGGACTCCCCTTCTCGAGGAAGAGGCAGACAGTAAACAAGCAAAGAAATACACAAGTTACAGACTGAATGAGGACAGAAAGCAGCAGAATGATGAGAAACGTGGGGCTAATAGGAGTGGCCTCTGGAGTGGAGGCCATTTAAACTGAAACCCGAGTAAGAAAGGATCCAGCCCCGTAAAGATCCAGTGGGAAAAGTACAGGTGCACACTATAACAACTCAGAGACCTGAGATGGGAATGAACTTGACATGACAGAGAGGCCACCAGACTGAAGCACAGTTTAGTGAGGGACGGCGTGGAAGGAAATAATGAGCAGAAGTGGCAGAAGAGGTCTGAGAGGCGGTGTAGACAAGGCTCAGTGTTTGCGTGTTATTGTAGGTACAATGGGAAGACAATGCAGGTTGTCTTAAAGACACACGTCTTTAGGCCAGCCCTTTGGATTAAAGAAGGCATTATTAatactattattgttattttgctTGTGAAAGACATGCTCTACCAAGAAACTTATATTTAGGATGCCTGAAAGAGTAGGCAATCACAATGGATGATGATAATACTAGAATTCTGGAACACTCTAGCAAGTGCACAAATTCTGGCACAAGACAGACACTCCATAAACACAAAGCTGAACTGTTGCTCTAATTTAAGCTTCATGGTTAATCTGATATAACATAGTCACTCTTGATTCAAAGTGTATCTCAGTTATGAAAAGGGACCCATTTAATGAGGACTGATGGGCTCTTTCCAAGTCAAAATGAAGACTGAAATGAAGGAGAAGTTGAAACAGAGCTGCATTACCTTACATAGGCCCCCACGCAGTTTCACTTtctacatttttttgaaaagattttatttatttgacagagaaagatagagtGAGCGTGCACAagtgcacaagcagtgggaaggggcagagggagagggagacgcagactcctaggatcctgggatcatgacctgagtggaaggtggacacttaactgactgagacacccaggtgccccaactttctACACTTCTGCCAGTTCCTAGAGGAGTGTTGGAATATGACCCTCTTCACCTTGATCTCTCTTCAAGAACTCCAGCAAAGTCCGGATGGCAGCTACTGCTGAGGCCATGTCAGGATCTTCTTTCATCTGAGACTTAAAGTAGTCAATTAActctggggagggagaaaaaagtgATTCATCAAATTCATTTAGCAGGTTGTAAGACCGGAGAGCTTTTCAGTGACTTAAGaaataaactaattttatttaagattttatttatttatttgagagggagagatagagagggcacacatacacacgtaggggggaggcagaggaagaagcagactcctgctgagtggggagcctgatgcaggacttgatcccaggaccctgagattatgatctgagccaaatgcagatgcttaacagattgagccacccaggtgccccagaagcaaactaattttaaaaatactttctttttaggGTGTTTGGCTTCAGAAGCACTATAACTGTTGATGGGACTAGAGATGACCGGACTTTAGTATTTACCAGATGTGTTTCTCATTTTTGAAAAAGCTATCTGTGCACAAAAGGCATAAAATTTAAGCACCACCACGTGACAGTGGAAGGTCATCCTCCCTCTTATCCTTGACTACAAGTCCTGGGAGAATCCCAGAGTCAACCACTGTACCAATTTTGCTTCCACCTGTCCAGAGAGTCTGTGCCAATTCTAGCCTGTTCACCCACTTACCTATGTACATGTACATGCAAAGGTCCATCCCTccgtattttttaaatgatacgtATCATATGTCAGTCTGCCCTTGTGTTTCACTTACTTAATAAAACACCCTGATAACCATATTAGATGAGCACATCAAAtacgtctttttaaaaaaattctagtacCAGATCCAGTAAGGCGGGGAATCTTACTCATAGCAGGAAATCACGACTGCCGAAATCTGCACACCTCGTCTAAGCCTCCCTTTTTTGGAGGAGGGCACTGGAAAGCGCTGGGAGGAGGAAGGTCTGGGAATACCCTCGGGACCCATCTTACAGGGACAGCGAAAGGGACCGAGTCGCTACTAGAAGCCGCACATCCAGTCCAGCAGCCCAAGCTTGGAAAGTGACTTCTGGATGGACCCCCGGGCGGCTCTGCTTTAGGCCCAACAGGCCACGTCCCGTACCGACTCACCATTGTCCATTGTGCCCTCCGGGTCGCGCAGCCCGAGGGGACCGGGAAAGCCCGCGCTGCCTGGTAGAGTCCCACGACCGCAGGAGTTCTCAGCTACAGAGACTGACAGCACGCCGCGCGACTCCACACTCCACTTCCGGCGCCTTGGGGCGGGGCCGTGCGTACGGCGCGCCAAGAGGCCTGTAGGTCACTGGGCCGCGCCGGAAGTCGGGGCGCGCAGGCTCCGGAAGGCGCGCTTGACGGCTACCTGTGCGTTGGGGGATCCTGGCAGCCATGGTGTCAGACGGTGAGGGGTGTGCGGGGAGGGACCTCCGACCGCGGGACCGGGCGGTTTGGGCTTGGCCAGGACACCCAGCTGGAGCGCTGTTGGGGGGCTGGGCAGCCTTTTTAGTCTTTAGAGGAGTAGCagatacattcatttattcagtaaatagttTTGAATggcctcctgtgtgccaggcgtTGTTTTATGCGCTGGGAATACAGCAGAGAACATGGCAATCAGGGGCCTTCGGGGAGGTTACAGTCTAGTGGGCGAGGCAGACTCTAGGCAAGCAAATAAGAATAATTTCGaggataagtcaatcagagaaagacaattatcatatgatctccctgataggaggaatttgagaggtagggcgGGGGACTTGGCGGGtggggaaggaaataatgaaacaagaggggattgggagggagacgaaccataggagactcttaatctcacaaaacaaactgagggttgccgggggaaggggggtagggagagggtggttgggttatggacattgggaagggtatgtgatatggtgagcgctgtgaagtgtgtaagcctgacgattcacagacctgtacccctggggcaaataatacgtcatatgttaatataaatattttttaagaagaataatTTCGGAGGGTGACGAGCTGTGAAGACCATATACTGGGATGCTGCAGTACATTGTGATTAGGGGATGATCATGGAAGAGCTACTTAGAGAAGAGTCCAGGTGCTGAAAGGGAGTCTTGAATGACTCTGCAAAGGCTGTGTGGCACGTTGAGCCACTACATTACCCTAAAACAGAATGGTGGACTTGAGGGTAAAGGAAGGTGGAGAGACTTCCATTCATACGTTAATCTACCAGTTACAGAGtctgatgcctttttttttttttttttttaagattatatttatttgaaagagtgctTGCacaggagtggggtgggagggcgggggagagggaaaagcagacatcccactgaggaaggagcctgactCCCGGGtccatcccatgacc from Neovison vison isolate M4711 chromosome 3, ASM_NN_V1, whole genome shotgun sequence encodes the following:
- the EIF2B1 gene encoding translation initiation factor eIF-2B subunit alpha, coding for MDNELIDYFKSQMKEDPDMASAVAAIRTLLEFLKRDQGGTIQGLRANLTCAIETLCGVDSSVAVSSGGKLFLRFISLTSLEYSDYSKCKKIMIERGEIFLRRTSLSRNKIADLCHTFIKDGARILTHAYSRVVLRVLEAAVVAKKRFSVYITESQPDLSGKKMARALCHLNVPVTVVLDAAVGYIMEKVDLVIVGAEGVVENGGIINKIGTNQMAVCAKAQNKPFYVVAESFKFVRLFPLNQQDVPDKFKYKADTLKTMQTKQDLKEEHPWVDYTSPSLITLLFTDLGVLTPSAVSDELIKLYL